A part of Sander vitreus isolate 19-12246 chromosome 8, sanVit1, whole genome shotgun sequence genomic DNA contains:
- the gins3 gene encoding DNA replication complex GINS protein PSF3, which translates to MDTQSYLPVQPGVGMGENFLSLDDIVLSHERLPIRTECSFPRLGFLEKSSDSQDIPEGTKMELPLWLSKGLYEKKRRVLSVELPKVYREGWRTVFNADPNVVDLHKMGPYYYGLGSQMLHFDSPENPEIAQTLLQTFIGRFRRNMDSSQNAYNEDTSALVERLDCLEKALFTSGQSGLNSFQSWEKGQASQLTASSLVLNYRKRKITDIQP; encoded by the exons ATGGATACACAGTCATATCTACCTGTACAACCTGGGGTGGGGATGGGGGAGAATTTCCTGTCTCTCGACGATATTGTACTCTCTCATGAGCGACTTCCCATCCGGACAGAGTGCAGTTTTCCCCGGCTGGGATTTCTGGAGAAGTCGAGTGACTCGCAGGACATACCGGAG GGTACAAAGATGGAGCTTCCGTTGTGGCTGTCCAAGGGTCTGTacgagaagaagaggagagtgTTGTCAGTGGAGCTTCCGAAGGTGTACAGAGAGGGCTGGAGGACGGTGTTCAACGCTGACCCCAATGTGGTGGATCTGCATAAGATGGGGCCTTACTACTACGGCCTGGGGTCCCAGATGCTGCACTTCGATAGCCCGGAGAACCCCGAGATCGCACAGACGCTGCTGCAG ACGTTCATTGGTCGCTTCAGACGGAACATGGACTCCTCCCAGAATGCCTACAACGAGGACACGTCTGCGCTGGTGGAGCGTCTGGACTGCCTGGAGAAGGCTCTGTTCACGTCGGGCCAGAGCGGCCTCAACAGCTTCCAGAGCTGGGAGAAGGGCCAGGCCTCCCAACTCACCGCCTCCAGCCTGGTTCTCAACTACCGTAAGAGGAAGATCACCGATATACAGCCCTGA